A genomic window from Myxococcaceae bacterium includes:
- the mutL gene encoding DNA mismatch repair endonuclease MutL, with the protein MGLIQVLNEVTSNQIAAGEVVERPASVAKELIENALDAGATQIDVQIEEGGVRKLVILDNGSGMASDDALLCFSRYATSKIKSVSDLSRLTSFGFRGEALASIASVSKVTLTTRMAGQSLATQVICEGGKTTYLGESGGSVGTRLEVESLFYNTPARLKFLKTPRSESGAVENVVREAALSHPEVGFRFQVDAKLKLDARVANSPERQIERVLSCLGDDCREYLYPIEAQTDLLKLSGYLVAPLATRKDSSGVYVYVNNRYVRDRQLVQAIKVAYRTLLEVGRHPICVLNLDIDPEVVDVNVHPQKLEVRFSEASRVQSHLIRLLSDFLATTPWLKREQPQRVYELRTEPSAYHFELQPEPEAPTLAQPDRSSVPTPPAVSRPVAAQVPKPAQHTLGGALRYADLRVVGQVDQTYLLLASESSLVVLDQHAAHERVVFERVCQQARENQIPSQPLLFPVSLKLSPAEMNTLIEKKDQWLPFGFEVEPFGEQEALIKAAPMGVDSEWVAEIVRDTLSDLAQSDRPDSLTAFFDHVCAQIACHTSVRAGQRLRVDEIQALLDQLDVVDYAAHCPHGRPVVHAIPFREMAQWFHRP; encoded by the coding sequence ATGGGCTTAATACAAGTATTAAATGAAGTAACTTCCAATCAAATTGCCGCTGGAGAAGTGGTGGAAAGACCCGCTTCGGTAGCCAAAGAGTTGATCGAAAATGCCTTAGATGCAGGGGCCACGCAAATTGATGTCCAAATCGAAGAGGGAGGGGTGCGCAAGCTCGTTATCTTGGACAACGGCTCGGGCATGGCAAGCGATGATGCGCTTCTTTGTTTTTCGCGTTATGCGACGAGTAAAATCAAGTCTGTCAGCGATTTGTCTCGGCTGACTTCTTTCGGTTTTCGAGGGGAGGCACTGGCTTCGATTGCATCCGTCAGCAAAGTGACCCTGACAACGCGAATGGCTGGGCAGAGCTTGGCGACCCAGGTTATTTGCGAAGGCGGGAAAACGACCTACTTGGGTGAGTCGGGAGGCAGCGTGGGAACACGCTTGGAAGTCGAATCTCTTTTTTACAACACGCCTGCACGTTTGAAATTTTTAAAAACACCACGTTCGGAGAGTGGAGCCGTCGAGAATGTGGTTCGAGAGGCTGCGCTGTCGCATCCGGAAGTAGGGTTTCGTTTTCAAGTGGATGCGAAGCTCAAACTCGATGCCCGTGTAGCGAATTCGCCTGAACGCCAGATCGAACGCGTGTTGAGTTGTCTGGGAGACGATTGTCGAGAGTATCTCTACCCCATCGAAGCTCAGACGGATTTACTGAAGCTATCTGGGTACCTTGTGGCTCCTTTGGCAACCCGGAAAGACAGTTCTGGGGTCTATGTTTATGTCAACAATCGTTACGTTCGAGATAGGCAATTGGTCCAAGCCATCAAAGTCGCCTATCGGACCTTGTTGGAGGTGGGAAGGCACCCCATTTGCGTGCTGAATTTGGACATTGACCCCGAAGTGGTCGATGTCAACGTCCATCCGCAAAAGCTTGAAGTGCGCTTCTCCGAAGCCTCTCGGGTTCAGAGCCATTTGATTCGGCTGTTGAGTGATTTTTTGGCTACGACTCCATGGCTCAAGCGTGAACAGCCTCAGCGTGTGTACGAACTTCGAACAGAGCCCTCGGCCTATCATTTTGAATTACAACCAGAGCCAGAAGCCCCAACTTTGGCACAACCTGATCGTTCTTCCGTACCGACTCCCCCTGCGGTCTCAAGACCCGTTGCAGCCCAAGTTCCAAAACCGGCGCAGCATACACTTGGAGGAGCTCTCCGATACGCGGATTTAAGAGTGGTGGGTCAGGTGGATCAGACTTACTTGCTGCTGGCATCCGAATCGTCTTTGGTGGTGTTGGATCAGCATGCTGCACACGAACGAGTGGTTTTTGAGCGAGTGTGTCAGCAGGCACGTGAAAATCAAATTCCGTCACAGCCTTTGCTGTTTCCCGTTTCTTTGAAGCTCAGCCCTGCTGAGATGAACACCTTGATTGAAAAGAAAGACCAATGGTTGCCTTTTGGGTTTGAGGTGGAGCCTTTTGGAGAGCAAGAAGCGCTGATTAAAGCCGCGCCCATGGGAGTGGATAGCGAATGGGTTGCAGAGATTGTGCGCGATACCTTGTCGGATTTGGCTCAAAGCGATCGACCCGATAGCCTCACCGCTTTTTTTGACCATGTTTGCGCTCAGATTGCTTGTCATACTTCTGTTCGGGCTGGCCAAAGGCTTCGAGTCGATGAAATTCAAGCGCTCTTGGACCAACTGGACGTCGTTGATTACGCCGCTCATTGTCCTCACGGTCGCCCGGTGGTGCACGCAATTCCTTTTCGAGAAATGGCTCAATGGTTTCATCGTCCTTAG
- a CDS encoding DUF1566 domain-containing protein has translation MTGLIWQKVASRTTYTQPNAINYCGALSLGGSGAGWRLPTLRELQTIVDYSKGYASLMMDTTVFSGEPANWFWSSTSKALSPSNVWYVVFNAGSAFTTSISGLNYVRCVR, from the coding sequence GTGACCGGCTTGATTTGGCAGAAGGTGGCGTCTAGAACAACGTACACTCAGCCGAATGCCATTAACTATTGCGGTGCGCTTAGTCTCGGAGGTTCTGGAGCCGGGTGGCGTTTGCCGACTCTTCGCGAGCTGCAGACAATCGTGGATTACAGTAAGGGCTATGCCAGCCTCATGATGGACACCACCGTGTTTTCGGGCGAGCCAGCGAATTGGTTTTGGTCATCAACTTCCAAGGCTTTGTCTCCATCCAACGTATGGTATGTCGTTTTCAATGCTGGCAGTGCTTTCACGACTAGTATTAGTGGTCTCAACTATGTCCGCTGTGTGCGTTGA
- a CDS encoding SLBB domain-containing protein, which translates to MRNFERPLTQHMKADGETIEFEEYLQLGGYQSLEKFAHLAPASITQLICDSGLMGRGGAGFSTGFKMKAVPMGDQAPSQKYLICNADEMEPGTFKDRWLLEGNPHQLLEGMMVAAYAIQASVAYIFIRGEYKLAIRRLEQAVHHAYQNGLLGKGLDIFVHPSAGRYICGEETALINALEGKRAIPRAKPPYPQTIGLWGKPTLVNNVETLSNFSHIVNRGPEWFQSLSRGIDAGTKIYGVSGKVKNPGAWELPMGTTARELIEVHAGGMQEGHELVAFLPGGASTDFWLPERLDTPMDFSSTAQLGTRMGTGTLVVLDNHTCPIGMLLSLEKFFKQESCGWCTPCREGLSWIAEILSAFERGEGQESDLAQLKRHARLLGPGSTFCALAPGAASPLNTGLKIFEPEFHRHLKEKRCPYGHHLH; encoded by the coding sequence ATGCGCAATTTCGAGAGGCCACTCACGCAACATATGAAGGCCGATGGTGAAACCATTGAGTTTGAGGAATACCTTCAGTTGGGGGGCTATCAAAGCTTAGAGAAGTTTGCGCATCTCGCTCCGGCATCCATCACCCAACTTATCTGCGATTCGGGTTTGATGGGGCGAGGAGGAGCCGGATTTAGCACCGGTTTCAAGATGAAGGCTGTGCCCATGGGAGACCAGGCGCCCTCTCAAAAGTACCTCATCTGCAATGCGGATGAAATGGAACCTGGAACCTTCAAAGATCGTTGGTTACTGGAAGGCAACCCGCATCAGCTTCTCGAAGGCATGATGGTGGCAGCTTATGCCATTCAAGCTTCGGTGGCCTACATTTTTATCCGAGGCGAATACAAGTTGGCGATCCGCCGGCTTGAGCAAGCGGTTCACCATGCCTATCAAAACGGCCTCTTGGGCAAGGGACTGGATATCTTTGTCCACCCAAGCGCTGGGCGCTATATCTGCGGAGAAGAAACCGCTCTCATCAACGCCCTGGAAGGCAAACGAGCCATTCCAAGAGCCAAGCCTCCTTACCCTCAAACCATCGGACTCTGGGGCAAACCAACCTTGGTCAACAACGTCGAGACGCTCTCGAACTTTTCTCACATCGTAAACCGGGGTCCTGAGTGGTTTCAATCGCTGTCACGAGGCATCGATGCTGGCACCAAGATTTACGGAGTCAGCGGTAAAGTCAAGAATCCAGGTGCCTGGGAACTTCCCATGGGCACCACGGCTCGTGAGTTGATTGAAGTCCATGCAGGGGGCATGCAAGAGGGTCATGAGTTGGTTGCTTTTCTTCCCGGCGGAGCTTCCACCGATTTCTGGCTACCCGAACGCCTGGATACTCCCATGGATTTCTCATCGACAGCCCAACTGGGAACTCGGATGGGAACCGGGACTCTGGTTGTCCTAGACAACCACACCTGCCCCATCGGCATGCTCTTGTCCCTTGAAAAATTCTTTAAGCAAGAATCTTGCGGTTGGTGTACTCCCTGCCGAGAAGGACTTTCTTGGATCGCCGAAATTCTTTCGGCATTTGAAAGAGGAGAAGGTCAAGAATCGGACCTCGCTCAGCTTAAACGTCACGCAAGACTGCTTGGACCCGGAAGCACTTTTTGCGCACTCGCTCCTGGGGCCGCCTCTCCCTTAAACACCGGACTCAAAATCTTTGAGCCAGAGTTCCACCGACACCTAAAAGAAAAGCGATGTCCCTATGGTCACCATCTTCATTGA
- a CDS encoding NADH-quinone oxidoreductase subunit G, translating to MVTIFIDNQPYEVKPDQNLLDAAVSNGLNLPYFCWHPALGSAGACRQCAVQHFKDENDTQGRMVMSCMTPVTEGARFSIEHPTCKSFRADISEWMMINHPHDCAVCDEGGECHLQDMTQMTGHNQRRYRFKKRTHLNQDLGPHINHEMNRCITCYRCVRYYRDIAGAEDLHAFSSGNRVYFGRMESGTLESEFSGNLVEICPTGVFTDKHFKAQHTRKWDLQTAPSVCQQCSLGCNISPGERLGILRRVQNRFHPEINGYFLCDKGRFGHQFVNDSHRVPVQSPTPPLSQDSNCMGIGSPRASLEANYALWKMVGAENFYSSETDDVFDLSSRMIEILSQHPSTASLEDVRCADLILVLGEDVTQTAPMLALAIRQNFYHQWQSKAASQGIPPWNDLAIRNAEHELAPLLYLALETPSKIDSLAYQHIGIDPEAIRNWIPVLLAAQNPVIIAGASLGPASLIETAFELCKLAPHSKLSFVWPGVNSAGLALLHPKRLSQAPLDRPALILEADLKPAQRQRLSTFTVIDFLESETTESAHQKLGCASFAEATGSFVNNELRAQRSYAVFQRRHPRPESWRIVRDLAALTWQNIDELSQDLRKDFPVFEAFYQTLHPALFRMNHQKIARQSLEWSGRTSINADLSVHEKAPSPDPDSPLSYSMEGYHGNTPSDLASYYWKPGWNSVSALNSLSHATRGVKLKPLC from the coding sequence ATGGTCACCATCTTCATTGACAATCAACCTTACGAAGTCAAACCCGACCAGAATCTGCTCGATGCAGCCGTTTCCAACGGCCTAAATTTGCCATATTTCTGCTGGCATCCAGCACTCGGTTCCGCAGGGGCCTGTAGACAATGCGCGGTTCAGCATTTTAAAGATGAAAACGACACGCAAGGTCGAATGGTCATGTCTTGCATGACTCCGGTCACCGAAGGCGCACGATTTTCCATCGAACATCCGACCTGCAAATCCTTTCGAGCGGATATCAGCGAGTGGATGATGATCAATCATCCTCACGACTGCGCAGTGTGCGATGAAGGAGGAGAGTGTCACCTTCAAGACATGACTCAAATGACGGGTCATAATCAAAGACGCTATCGATTCAAAAAGCGAACACACCTGAATCAAGATTTGGGTCCGCATATTAACCACGAGATGAATCGATGCATCACATGCTATCGCTGTGTCCGCTATTACCGCGACATCGCTGGCGCAGAGGACTTGCATGCATTTTCCTCGGGAAACCGCGTCTATTTTGGACGTATGGAAAGTGGGACTCTGGAAAGCGAGTTCAGTGGCAATTTGGTCGAGATTTGCCCGACCGGAGTGTTTACAGACAAACACTTTAAGGCTCAGCATACGCGAAAATGGGATTTGCAAACCGCTCCCTCTGTCTGTCAGCAATGCTCGCTTGGATGCAACATCAGTCCGGGTGAACGACTCGGTATCTTGCGACGAGTTCAAAATCGATTTCATCCGGAAATCAACGGTTATTTCCTTTGCGACAAGGGACGTTTCGGGCATCAATTTGTGAACGACTCTCATCGAGTACCCGTTCAAAGCCCTACGCCTCCTCTGTCTCAAGATTCCAACTGCATGGGAATCGGAAGTCCGCGGGCTTCCTTGGAAGCAAACTACGCTCTTTGGAAAATGGTCGGAGCTGAAAATTTTTATTCCAGCGAAACCGATGACGTTTTCGATCTCAGCTCTCGGATGATCGAAATCCTATCCCAGCACCCTTCCACAGCCTCTCTGGAAGACGTTCGATGTGCGGATCTCATTCTGGTGCTTGGAGAAGATGTGACCCAAACCGCTCCCATGCTCGCTTTGGCGATTCGACAGAATTTTTATCATCAGTGGCAAAGCAAGGCTGCCAGCCAGGGAATTCCTCCTTGGAATGACCTTGCCATTCGAAACGCAGAACATGAGCTCGCCCCTTTGCTGTACTTGGCGCTGGAGACCCCTAGCAAAATCGATTCCTTGGCTTATCAACACATCGGAATCGACCCAGAAGCCATTCGGAATTGGATTCCTGTGCTTTTGGCTGCTCAAAATCCGGTAATCATTGCCGGGGCTTCACTGGGGCCAGCCTCGTTGATTGAAACGGCTTTTGAACTGTGCAAACTGGCACCTCACAGCAAGCTCAGCTTCGTCTGGCCGGGTGTCAATAGCGCCGGACTGGCTCTGCTTCATCCTAAACGCCTCAGCCAAGCCCCTCTCGATCGGCCCGCTCTTATTTTAGAGGCCGATCTGAAACCCGCTCAACGGCAGCGACTGAGCACTTTCACCGTCATTGACTTCTTAGAGTCTGAAACCACGGAATCGGCCCATCAAAAACTAGGATGCGCCAGTTTTGCAGAAGCCACCGGTTCTTTTGTGAATAACGAACTTCGGGCTCAGCGCTCGTACGCCGTTTTCCAACGCCGTCATCCAAGACCCGAAAGCTGGCGCATTGTCCGAGATTTAGCCGCTTTGACCTGGCAGAACATCGATGAACTGAGCCAGGATTTGAGAAAAGACTTCCCCGTCTTTGAAGCGTTTTACCAGACACTTCACCCCGCTTTGTTCCGCATGAACCATCAAAAAATCGCGCGTCAAAGCTTGGAGTGGAGCGGTCGAACGTCCATCAACGCCGACCTCAGCGTTCATGAAAAAGCTCCCTCACCAGACCCCGATTCTCCCCTTTCGTATTCCATGGAAGGCTATCATGGCAACACACCCAGCGACCTTGCTTCCTACTATTGGAAACCGGGCTGGAATTCCGTCTCTGCTTTGAACAGTCTGTCTCATGCGACTCGTGGAGTGAAACTAAAGCCGCTATGCTGA
- the nuoH gene encoding NADH-quinone oxidoreductase subunit NuoH: MLTFLTPLCILAAPITIASLLVWGERRLLALFQERHGPNRLGPLGLGQLPADVLKMFFKQDWVPPFADQAIFILAPAIIMATTLLSFGVIPLAPNWVVWDSENGLLVFFALSSLGAYSVVLAGWSSNNKYALLGGLRASGQMLAYEVFMGLSAMGVAARAGSFNLTKIVESQQGCWNIIPQILGFFIFYIAALAETHRTPFDLAEAESELVAGFHTEYSGLKFGMFFVGEYIGLTSMSAMMTLLFLGGWKGPWLPPALWFFLKTVFLIGTFILVRATLPRLRYDQLIILGWKYLMPLALLNLFATAGVLVCSAS, translated from the coding sequence ATGCTGACGTTTTTAACCCCCCTCTGCATTTTAGCCGCCCCCATTACCATCGCTTCGCTGTTGGTTTGGGGAGAACGGCGATTGCTGGCCCTGTTTCAAGAACGCCATGGCCCGAATCGTCTGGGACCCTTGGGGCTTGGGCAATTGCCAGCCGATGTTTTAAAGATGTTCTTCAAGCAAGACTGGGTTCCTCCCTTTGCCGATCAAGCGATTTTTATTTTGGCTCCAGCCATCATCATGGCCACCACTTTGTTGTCGTTTGGGGTCATTCCTTTGGCACCCAACTGGGTGGTTTGGGACTCAGAGAACGGTCTTTTGGTATTTTTCGCTCTATCTTCTCTGGGAGCCTACTCGGTCGTGTTGGCAGGTTGGTCATCCAACAATAAATACGCTTTACTGGGAGGACTTCGTGCTTCTGGCCAGATGCTTGCTTACGAAGTCTTCATGGGACTTTCTGCTATGGGCGTTGCCGCACGAGCAGGATCTTTTAATTTAACCAAGATTGTCGAATCCCAGCAAGGATGTTGGAACATCATCCCGCAGATTTTGGGATTCTTCATCTTCTACATCGCTGCTTTGGCGGAAACACATCGAACCCCTTTTGACTTAGCGGAAGCCGAAAGCGAACTAGTGGCTGGCTTTCACACCGAATACAGCGGGCTAAAATTTGGAATGTTCTTTGTGGGAGAGTACATTGGCCTGACCTCGATGTCAGCCATGATGACTTTGCTCTTTTTAGGCGGCTGGAAAGGCCCTTGGTTGCCGCCGGCTCTTTGGTTTTTTCTGAAGACGGTCTTTTTGATCGGAACTTTTATTTTGGTTCGTGCCACGCTTCCACGCCTGCGATACGATCAGCTGATCATTTTAGGTTGGAAATATCTAATGCCGCTCGCCCTTCTGAATCTTTTTGCCACAGCCGGAGTTCTCGTATGCTCAGCATCTTAG
- the nuoI gene encoding NADH-quinone oxidoreductase subunit NuoI: protein MLSILEGLWIVFKHIFNKPVTILYPEQKPKLAPRYRGRIVLTRDPDGQERCVGCYLCSSVCPVECISLEAAQDEQTGRRFAKTFRINFSRCIYCGFCEDACPTAAIQLTPDFEMAEMKRENMVYEKEHLLISGEGKTPGYNYYKVSGLAIEGKGKGFGQDEEAPIDIRSLMP, encoded by the coding sequence ATGCTCAGCATCTTAGAAGGCCTCTGGATCGTCTTCAAGCATATTTTTAACAAGCCAGTCACGATTCTATATCCAGAACAAAAGCCCAAGCTCGCCCCTCGCTATCGTGGGCGCATTGTTCTCACGCGAGATCCCGATGGCCAAGAACGTTGTGTCGGCTGCTACCTGTGTTCGAGCGTCTGCCCGGTGGAGTGCATTAGCCTGGAAGCCGCACAAGACGAACAAACCGGCAGACGCTTTGCCAAAACATTTCGAATTAATTTCTCTCGGTGCATCTATTGTGGTTTTTGTGAAGATGCTTGCCCAACGGCTGCGATTCAGCTAACGCCAGACTTTGAAATGGCGGAAATGAAGCGCGAAAATATGGTTTATGAAAAAGAGCACTTGCTTATATCGGGAGAAGGCAAGACTCCGGGATACAATTATTACAAGGTCTCCGGCCTCGCCATTGAAGGCAAAGGCAAGGGCTTTGGACAAGACGAAGAAGCCCCCATTGATATTCGGAGCCTCATGCCATGA
- a CDS encoding NADH-quinone oxidoreductase subunit J encodes MTLWFYFSSSLAILATLLSILSKHAVHALLYFVLSILSLAMTLQELGASFAAVLEVMIYAGAIMVLFVLVVMLLNPNRELQHRNLLAPAFLAAALLFELLFKKVSVSPGPLHPMNHPPWLASIFRDYGTLVELSSFVLLAGLLVAFRVSRK; translated from the coding sequence ATGACACTTTGGTTTTATTTTAGCTCTAGCTTAGCGATTCTAGCAACGCTTCTATCAATACTCTCGAAGCATGCAGTGCACGCGTTGCTGTATTTCGTGTTATCCATTTTGAGCTTGGCGATGACGCTTCAAGAGCTTGGAGCTTCGTTCGCAGCGGTTTTGGAAGTAATGATCTATGCCGGCGCAATCATGGTACTGTTTGTTTTGGTGGTGATGCTGCTCAATCCCAATCGCGAATTGCAACACAGAAATCTGCTGGCGCCGGCTTTCTTGGCTGCGGCCCTCCTGTTTGAGCTTTTGTTCAAAAAAGTTTCGGTCTCGCCAGGACCTCTTCATCCGATGAATCACCCTCCATGGCTGGCGTCGATTTTCCGAGATTATGGAACTTTGGTTGAATTGAGCTCCTTTGTTCTTTTAGCGGGTCTCTTGGTTGCTTTTCGGGTCAGTCGCAAATGA
- the nuoK gene encoding NADH-quinone oxidoreductase subunit NuoK → MNSILIVSSMLFTLGVFGILVRRSLLFILLSLEIMLNAAAFAFVGISTLQGNPEGQVMFLWIAAVAAAEIGIGLSLIIAYNRVFKTIDLG, encoded by the coding sequence ATGAACAGTATTTTGATCGTCTCCAGCATGTTATTTACCCTCGGGGTCTTCGGCATTTTAGTGCGTCGAAGTCTTTTGTTCATCCTACTCAGCCTTGAAATCATGCTGAACGCAGCGGCTTTCGCATTTGTTGGGATCTCAACCCTACAAGGCAACCCAGAGGGTCAGGTGATGTTTTTGTGGATCGCTGCGGTGGCGGCGGCTGAAATCGGCATCGGGCTTTCGCTGATCATCGCTTACAACCGCGTCTTTAAAACGATTGACTTAGGATAA
- a CDS encoding NADH-quinone oxidoreductase subunit L: protein MQLALIPAFPLFASVALACAGGKFSQKTVSVLGVLGIGLSFAVSLSTLIGFRQEAIEFQAYREVLWTWIPFYSSEIDSATIQMAFYLDSLSAIMLMVVTFISTLIAIFSLAFMEEDADFAWFFACMNLFVTLMLVLVLADNLLVLFLGWEGIGLTSYLLIGFWRQESANGLAAMKAFITTRIGDVCLLFGLFFLFASFGTLNIAETLDLASANWPVNSKLATLTALCFLAGAVGKSAQVPLQAWLADAMRGPTPVSALIHAATLVTAGVYLIARMGPLFALAPIAQVTTLLLGAGTLLFAGIAALWQNDIKRVLAYSTMSQLGYLFLALGAGAYSAAIFHLVTHACFKALLFLAAGVIGYRYHEYHLSKIGGLSQEPRIVQSSFLIGLACLTAIPFVTSGFYSKEMILAEVYASPLGGKLAWCLGAFGAMLTGAYASRLYCLIFVREPETKTWPSKPLKQLDWRMTLPLSLLSLLALGVGFFPIASIAQKSVLESLLPAKQAPIWLAIATSCLGILGIFMGTKLGLAPVERNLNAWYESFFTKPYQYLAHFLQADPIRAAYRFIALLCGLLQSFANALQTGHIHHYLSALILAILAILAFVVLT, encoded by the coding sequence ATGCAACTGGCGCTGATTCCTGCTTTTCCCCTCTTCGCATCCGTTGCGCTGGCTTGCGCTGGCGGCAAATTCTCTCAGAAAACCGTCTCGGTTCTGGGAGTTTTGGGCATCGGGCTTTCTTTCGCCGTTTCTTTATCCACGCTGATCGGGTTTCGTCAAGAAGCCATCGAATTTCAAGCCTACCGCGAAGTTTTATGGACGTGGATTCCTTTCTATTCTTCCGAAATTGATAGTGCGACGATTCAAATGGCATTCTATCTTGACTCTCTCTCCGCCATCATGCTGATGGTTGTCACCTTTATTTCAACCCTCATTGCGATTTTTTCGCTTGCGTTCATGGAAGAGGATGCTGATTTTGCCTGGTTCTTCGCGTGCATGAATCTGTTTGTCACGTTGATGCTGGTGCTGGTACTCGCAGACAACTTACTGGTCCTTTTTCTCGGCTGGGAAGGCATTGGCTTGACCAGTTATCTGCTCATCGGGTTTTGGCGACAAGAAAGCGCCAACGGCCTTGCTGCGATGAAAGCCTTTATCACTACTCGAATCGGCGACGTTTGCTTGTTGTTTGGCCTGTTTTTCTTATTCGCCAGTTTTGGGACCCTCAATATTGCAGAGACTTTGGATTTGGCAAGCGCGAATTGGCCTGTGAATTCCAAACTTGCCACCCTCACAGCACTCTGTTTCTTGGCTGGAGCCGTCGGAAAATCGGCTCAAGTCCCTCTGCAGGCCTGGCTCGCGGATGCCATGCGAGGCCCTACGCCCGTCAGCGCCCTCATCCATGCGGCGACCCTGGTCACCGCCGGAGTCTACCTGATTGCCCGCATGGGACCTTTATTTGCATTGGCCCCCATCGCCCAGGTTACCACACTCCTCTTGGGAGCCGGAACCTTGCTGTTTGCCGGTATTGCAGCTCTTTGGCAAAACGATATCAAGCGCGTTTTAGCCTACTCCACCATGAGTCAGCTGGGCTATCTGTTTCTGGCTTTGGGAGCGGGAGCTTACTCGGCGGCCATCTTTCATTTGGTCACCCACGCGTGCTTCAAAGCCCTCTTGTTTTTGGCTGCGGGCGTGATCGGTTACCGTTATCATGAGTATCATTTGAGCAAAATTGGAGGTCTGAGCCAAGAACCTCGCATTGTTCAAAGCTCTTTTTTGATTGGTCTTGCTTGTTTAACCGCGATTCCGTTCGTCACGAGTGGCTTTTATAGCAAGGAAATGATCCTGGCAGAAGTCTATGCCTCTCCTCTAGGAGGAAAACTCGCTTGGTGCCTTGGCGCTTTCGGAGCGATGCTGACCGGCGCATACGCTTCACGGCTCTATTGCTTGATTTTTGTTCGAGAACCCGAGACGAAGACTTGGCCTTCGAAGCCGCTGAAGCAGCTCGACTGGCGAATGACCCTCCCGCTGAGCCTCTTAAGCCTCCTGGCTCTAGGGGTCGGATTTTTTCCCATTGCTTCCATCGCTCAAAAAAGCGTTCTGGAGTCTTTGCTTCCAGCCAAGCAAGCTCCCATATGGCTTGCAATCGCTACATCCTGTCTGGGAATTTTGGGAATTTTCATGGGAACCAAACTGGGACTTGCGCCGGTCGAAAGAAATCTCAACGCCTGGTATGAATCGTTCTTCACCAAGCCTTATCAGTACTTGGCTCACTTTTTACAAGCGGATCCGATTCGTGCTGCTTACCGCTTCATCGCACTCTTATGCGGACTTCTGCAAAGCTTTGCGAACGCTCTTCAGACAGGCCATATTCATCACTATCTCTCAGCGTTGATCCTTGCCATTTTAGCGATTTTGGCTTTCGTGGTGTTGACATGA